One Anolis carolinensis isolate JA03-04 chromosome 4, rAnoCar3.1.pri, whole genome shotgun sequence DNA window includes the following coding sequences:
- the LOC134298380 gene encoding uncharacterized protein LOC134298380, producing MFMFPTVKVPGDTTKSLVCSFRSGCGELTLSQEYGHHPAVAVRCNMQVEDEELLGAGGGRSERATPETDAEFHQLAALASSTAYAQPNGVTQRRGVVRGDSTGGEEGSPSPGPQKMVFLEERMSAMETTLAVMSRAMERLAVLAEPERGRELRASSMWDVSMGSSQGFADLPAPKGREMRKEPGARPKIQTSLTRVEESDDEGEKPPRIPATLPTETLVPLANAGRGTGQREAAAGPTGPRGGLRRAEDWGLPPQGPLPRREELRIEFGGESSELDFFLTTVRGYMEDNAHTFRTESSRVRAIGAVLKRGAASWYVQLHARRDPCLGSLRRFMGALETRFRDPLEQIRAREELKTVSQGQRSVSEYAEEFQCLAEKVPEWSAVTKIELFKEGLRREILSWAVHRDEPDTLRGWIQLAGRIETSLAQARRHRGGLQQRPQMKEGSRKEGSTPAGRRTEPTGNVSTSRRGCFVCGRLGHRAAECWQRKGEGGGPPKPRAVAGKRAEEEPPMRHHSGGLDEGEEDAMSEPCY from the exons atgttcatgtttcctacagtaaaagttcctggtgataccacaaagagtctcgtgtgttcattcaggagcggctgtggtgagctgacactaagccaagaatacggacaccatcccgctgtagcggtgaggtgtaacatgcaagtggaggatgaagagctcttgggcgccggaggaggaaggtcggaaagggccactcccgagacggacgctgagttccaccagctggcggccctggcgtcatccaccgcttatgcccagccaaatggggtaacccagaggcgcggagtggtgcggggagatagcaccggaggagaggaaggttcaccttccccaggcccgcaaaagatggtgtttctggaggagaggatgtcggcgatggagaccaccctggcagtgatgtcgagggcgatggagcgcctggcggttttggcggagccggagcgaggaagggaactccgggctagctcaatgtgggacgtgagcatgggaagcagccagggctttgcagacctcccagcaccgaagggaagggaaatgcgaaaggagcccggtgcccggcccaagatccaaacgagcctgacgcgggtggaggagagtgacgacgaaggggaaaagcctccgagaatcccggctacgctcccaactgagaccctggtgcccctggcgaatgccgggcgtggcacaggacaaagggaagcagcagcggggcccactggcccgcgagggggcttgcgacgggcggaggattggggattgccaccacagggacccctaccgagacgagaggaactaaggatcgagtttgggggagagtcctctgaactggattttttcctgaccacggtgaggggctatatggaggacaatgcccacacttttagaacggaatccagccgggtacgggccattggtgcagtgttgaagaggggagcggccagctggtacgttcaactacacgcgcggcgcgacccatgtctggggtcactccgacgctttatgggggccctggagacccgtttccgagatccactggagcagatccgggcgagggaggagttgaagaccgtctcccaggggcagaggtcggtatctgagtatgcggaggagttccaatgcctcgctgaaaaggtgccggaatggtctgcagtgacaaagatagaactcttcaaagaggggctcaggcgggagatcctctcctgggcggtgcatcgtgatgagcctgacacactgcgcggatggattcagctggcggggcgcatcgagacatcgctggcccaggcgaggaggcaccgaggagggctacagcagcggccgcagatgaaagaggggagccggaaggagggatcaaccccagccgggaggagaacggagccgacagggaacgtgagcaccagcaggaggggctgcttcgtgtgcggccgtttgggccacagggctgccgagtgctggcagagaaaaggggaaggcggaggcccgcccaaaccaagagccgtggcagggaaacgcgccgaggaagaaccaccgatgaggcaccactcgggggggttg gacgaaggggaggaggacgccatgtcagaaccctgctactag